Proteins encoded by one window of Syntrophorhabdaceae bacterium:
- a CDS encoding glycosyltransferase, protein MIELSVIIATYNRVRLLPRLLDSWRRVMNSTPHSFELIFSDDGSGDETAAVLEAIRDLPITLLRNSHEGVSHARNKAIAHARGRLLLFSGDDIFPEPDCLDRHIDASLRAGPNTAILGRIEWHPELGKSHLMKHITEIGCEQFAFPRLTPREPVNFQHFYTSNISIEREFLLSCGGLFSHQFHKLNYEDIELGYRLSKKGLKIVYHPDALAYHYHPYSVPAFCMRQANAGEMANVLEKLHPELEGLLEIMQIRRRFDRFAGRAGNRTLLHPKNNSYRLAEIAALCERVERHPQGKDRDILLSSVYFALFRAYYELGVLKGMGLEEPGLLEDFLRFSYFPWSFVWDYRTPRIKIYDLKAVSRNFSTITDFTPLTEATGEVALAGGALTDCLRPAPCGRQERDEGIAARGMVRLLCYGRGCSRAMRGLVKQKRMGIKRRLTSLTHRHARPVCLAIRLPEMPLPKEIDRFLALFGINHRFIIGDTRYRARRDGILEKESQPPEETGRIYMYAPRSWGTMLERWQLQAVLLSLYMGSPGFLLVSRSLEAYPAVGLRDIGDQIFFSSSLGSSLEEFLQRRAGGRLMRLPPAPPDGRLINFETDSFMKGKIKTTPVRPMAVLSSGKAAGGGAGFMPPFRKKKKLIFVLPTFLAVGGVERNTIEVITQSRDSYDFVIINFEPLNPSLGSLHHQFGPEVEGIYDLPEITGRGEFIPALRNLRAVYDPDLVWICNGSPWLHRNLTKVRSLFEDIPIVDQQVYDTGEGWINIFHERGIHSFDRFIAINSKIRDAFVDVYHIEKEKIDLIYHAIDLKRIEEATEKREEARSISEKHRLPPDKKLFLFIGRMTPQKRPLDFLQFAEGEQALGNEGDHFVMIGDGELSGTVKDFIRERVLSNVTYIPFIENPMEIMAVAGGLIILSQYEGLPIAMLEALAMGLPVLSTDVGDVRLVLEEYNSGMVIDKTGDIEEIQHRFKAWKRDLEFFSERAREGAKHVRERFSGRSVAMHYGDTWKRAMEQKGRAVQ, encoded by the coding sequence ATGATTGAATTAAGCGTAATCATCGCAACATACAATCGCGTCCGACTCCTGCCGCGTCTCCTTGATTCGTGGCGGCGTGTGATGAACAGCACCCCCCATTCTTTTGAGCTCATATTCTCGGACGACGGCTCTGGCGATGAAACTGCGGCGGTGCTGGAGGCGATACGGGACCTTCCCATCACCCTCCTGCGCAACTCCCACGAAGGGGTCTCCCACGCAAGAAATAAGGCGATAGCCCATGCCCGGGGAAGGCTTCTCCTGTTTTCCGGGGATGACATTTTTCCCGAACCCGACTGCCTGGACCGCCATATCGATGCGTCGCTAAGGGCAGGGCCGAATACTGCAATACTGGGCAGGATCGAATGGCACCCGGAGCTGGGGAAGAGCCATCTCATGAAACATATCACGGAGATCGGATGCGAGCAGTTTGCCTTTCCCCGTCTCACGCCGCGGGAACCGGTCAATTTCCAGCATTTCTACACATCGAATATCAGTATTGAGAGGGAATTTCTCCTCTCCTGCGGAGGCCTTTTCAGCCATCAGTTTCACAAATTGAATTACGAAGATATCGAGCTCGGCTATCGCCTGAGCAAAAAAGGGCTTAAAATCGTGTACCACCCCGACGCCCTCGCATACCACTATCATCCTTATTCAGTGCCGGCGTTTTGCATGAGACAGGCGAATGCGGGGGAGATGGCGAATGTGCTTGAAAAGCTTCACCCGGAACTGGAGGGTCTCCTGGAGATCATGCAGATCCGTCGCAGGTTCGATCGCTTCGCCGGGCGAGCCGGAAACAGGACACTTCTTCACCCGAAGAATAATTCATACCGTCTTGCTGAGATAGCCGCTCTTTGTGAGAGGGTGGAAAGGCATCCCCAGGGGAAGGACCGGGATATTCTGTTGTCATCGGTCTATTTCGCCCTTTTCCGCGCCTATTATGAATTAGGTGTCCTGAAAGGCATGGGCCTCGAGGAACCGGGGCTTTTGGAGGATTTTCTCAGGTTCTCCTATTTCCCCTGGAGTTTCGTGTGGGATTACCGAACCCCGCGCATTAAGATCTATGACCTGAAGGCCGTGAGCCGGAATTTTTCAACCATCACCGACTTCACACCACTCACGGAAGCAACCGGGGAAGTTGCTTTGGCGGGAGGGGCCCTCACCGATTGCCTTCGCCCGGCCCCCTGCGGGCGGCAGGAGCGGGACGAGGGGATTGCCGCGAGAGGAATGGTGCGGCTTCTCTGTTATGGGAGGGGCTGTTCCAGGGCAATGCGAGGATTGGTGAAGCAGAAGAGAATGGGCATAAAGAGACGACTCACCTCTTTGACGCATCGTCACGCCCGGCCTGTGTGCCTTGCCATTCGCCTTCCCGAAATGCCTCTCCCGAAAGAAATCGACCGCTTTCTCGCGCTTTTCGGAATCAATCATCGTTTCATCATCGGAGACACGCGTTACAGGGCGAGAAGGGACGGAATTCTCGAGAAAGAGTCCCAGCCCCCGGAGGAGACAGGGAGAATTTACATGTACGCCCCCCGCTCCTGGGGCACCATGCTCGAGAGATGGCAGCTTCAGGCGGTGCTTCTCTCGCTTTACATGGGCAGCCCGGGCTTCCTCCTGGTATCGAGAAGCCTTGAAGCATACCCCGCCGTCGGGCTGAGGGATATAGGAGATCAGATTTTCTTCTCTTCCTCCCTGGGCTCCTCCCTTGAGGAATTTCTGCAAAGAAGGGCAGGGGGAAGACTTATGAGGCTCCCACCGGCACCGCCGGATGGAAGGCTTATAAATTTCGAGACCGATTCTTTCATGAAAGGTAAGATCAAAACGACCCCAGTGCGCCCCATGGCGGTCCTCTCGTCCGGCAAGGCAGCCGGGGGAGGGGCTGGTTTCATGCCCCCTTTCAGAAAAAAGAAGAAGCTCATATTCGTGCTGCCCACTTTTCTGGCGGTCGGGGGAGTAGAGAGGAACACTATAGAGGTAATAACGCAATCGCGGGATTCCTATGATTTTGTGATCATCAATTTCGAGCCTCTGAACCCCTCCCTGGGAAGCCTTCACCATCAGTTCGGTCCCGAGGTGGAGGGTATCTACGATTTACCCGAGATTACGGGGAGAGGGGAATTCATACCCGCACTCCGTAATCTCAGAGCGGTATATGATCCGGACCTTGTGTGGATATGCAACGGCTCACCCTGGCTTCACCGGAACCTGACGAAGGTGAGAAGCCTCTTTGAAGATATTCCCATCGTCGACCAGCAGGTATATGACACCGGCGAGGGATGGATAAATATATTCCATGAAAGGGGGATCCACTCTTTCGATCGGTTTATCGCGATCAACAGCAAGATCCGGGATGCCTTCGTCGATGTCTATCACATTGAAAAAGAGAAGATAGACCTTATTTACCATGCCATCGATCTGAAGAGGATCGAGGAGGCGACTGAAAAACGTGAGGAGGCCCGCTCGATTTCGGAAAAACACAGACTCCCGCCCGATAAAAAGCTTTTCCTTTTTATAGGAAGAATGACTCCCCAAAAACGGCCCCTCGATTTCCTTCAATTCGCGGAAGGGGAGCAGGCCCTCGGTAATGAAGGCGACCATTTCGTCATGATCGGCGACGGCGAGTTATCGGGCACGGTAAAAGACTTCATCCGGGAGAGAGTCCTTTCCAATGTAACGTATATACCATTTATAGAAAATCCGATGGAGATCATGGCAGTTGCCGGAGGCCTGATCATTCTCTCTCAATATGAGGGCTTGCCGATCGCGATGCTTGAGGCCCTCGCCATGGGCCTGCCCGTCCTCTCTACCGATGTGGGGGACGTGAGATTAGTTCTTGAAGAGTATAATTCCGGGATGGTAATCGACAAAACCGGTGATATTGAAGAAATTCAACACAGATTCAAGGCGTGGAAAAGGGACCTCGAATTCTTCTCCGAAAGGGCAAGGGAGGGGGCGAAGCATGTACGGGAGCGCTTCTCGGGCAGGAGCGTAGCCATGCATTATGGGGATACATGGAAGAGGGCCATGGAACAAAAGGGGAGGGCGGTTCAATGA
- a CDS encoding methyltransferase domain-containing protein, which yields MDKCVYDQSLGIHVRRDSPFLDYKDGSEEYVGRVLRNLDNMEGYPVDLQGYIKDWPSQYHLSYQRTNLLEAISELFNKEWNVLEIGAGNGALTPWLSERFNNVDSIEGSLERAKNVRLRSRKAANVRVFAGDVTAMNLSGKYGLLSVVGVLEYIPYYNPTQRPADVCRDFLGKLAASVADEGVALFAVENKLGAKYLAGCAEDHNGKLFSGIMDYPDHSALTFSRNELEEMLRNAGFGYVQFYHLFPDYKMPTTIIREDPRVTDIGVTGFVRGLFEDRTGGREFCFHDTLFIHSLEKAGLMDHFANSFLVLCAKKESVNLKTDFLIRKFWNRETTKPDLHHSITVTGEKDHYKVTRAPLKGGVTHGTFGNALFRLDGEQPFLPGNPLIIEAYKAAISGNSRERLVVLLRELMGNLTTHFSVEGEEGSDYPLVSGDGIDYCFWNLVREESGDLQFIDRKWSTRNPIPIDFVLFRNLYYLFQDVYPFVTARRLSDFAVPLLQAFFPRYTKSRFSEHLEREARFQSDTRTAPVDFFDVEGGEFAGVPLTNLKAQLQEKEKYLSEITSGRGWRLLSVYYRMKARITGQTRKARKAG from the coding sequence ATGGATAAATGCGTGTATGATCAATCCCTTGGTATTCATGTGCGTAGGGACTCGCCTTTCCTCGATTATAAAGACGGCAGCGAGGAGTATGTCGGAAGGGTCCTGCGCAATCTTGATAACATGGAGGGCTACCCGGTAGATCTCCAGGGATATATAAAAGATTGGCCGTCCCAATACCACCTCTCCTACCAGCGAACCAATCTGCTCGAAGCCATATCCGAATTATTCAATAAGGAATGGAATGTGCTGGAGATAGGGGCGGGAAACGGCGCATTGACGCCCTGGCTCAGCGAGAGATTCAATAATGTCGACTCCATAGAGGGTTCGCTTGAGAGGGCGAAGAACGTACGCCTGCGCAGCAGGAAGGCTGCAAATGTAAGGGTCTTTGCGGGCGATGTGACTGCCATGAACCTCTCGGGTAAATACGGACTACTCAGTGTCGTCGGTGTACTTGAATATATCCCCTATTACAATCCCACGCAAAGGCCGGCCGATGTATGCAGGGACTTTCTGGGAAAACTTGCGGCGTCGGTAGCAGATGAGGGAGTGGCGCTTTTTGCCGTGGAGAATAAACTGGGTGCAAAATATCTGGCCGGGTGTGCCGAGGATCACAACGGAAAACTATTTTCCGGAATTATGGATTATCCGGACCATTCCGCCCTGACCTTCAGCCGCAACGAGCTGGAGGAGATGCTTAGGAATGCGGGTTTTGGTTACGTGCAGTTTTATCACCTTTTCCCCGATTACAAAATGCCGACTACCATAATCAGGGAGGACCCTCGCGTGACCGACATCGGCGTGACAGGATTTGTGCGGGGTCTTTTCGAGGATCGGACCGGGGGGAGGGAGTTCTGTTTCCATGATACCCTGTTCATCCACTCCCTCGAAAAAGCCGGGCTCATGGATCATTTTGCCAACTCTTTTCTTGTTCTTTGTGCAAAAAAGGAGTCGGTGAATCTCAAGACGGATTTTCTCATCAGGAAGTTCTGGAATCGGGAGACTACCAAGCCGGATCTTCACCATTCTATAACCGTTACAGGTGAAAAAGATCATTATAAAGTGACGAGGGCGCCGCTAAAGGGGGGCGTCACACACGGCACTTTCGGCAACGCCCTATTCCGGCTCGACGGGGAGCAGCCATTTCTCCCCGGAAACCCGTTGATCATCGAGGCATACAAGGCAGCGATTTCCGGCAATTCAAGGGAGAGACTGGTCGTGCTCCTCAGGGAGCTCATGGGGAATTTGACCACACATTTTTCCGTTGAAGGAGAAGAGGGAAGCGATTACCCTCTCGTATCGGGGGATGGAATCGATTATTGCTTCTGGAACCTCGTAAGAGAGGAGAGCGGTGATTTGCAGTTCATAGACCGGAAATGGAGTACCCGCAATCCGATTCCCATTGATTTCGTTCTCTTCAGGAACCTCTATTATCTCTTTCAGGACGTCTATCCCTTCGTCACGGCCCGCCGTCTTTCCGATTTTGCCGTACCTCTTTTGCAGGCCTTCTTTCCCCGGTATACGAAATCGCGCTTTTCGGAGCATCTTGAGAGGGAGGCCCGTTTTCAAAGCGACACGAGGACCGCGCCTGTCGACTTCTTCGATGTGGAGGGAGGGGAATTCGCGGGGGTACCCCTCACCAACCTCAAGGCCCAACTGCAGGAAAAAGAGAAATATCTTTCCGAGATTACCTCGGGCAGGGGTTGGAGACTCCTCAGCGTCTACTACAGAATGAAAGCCAGGATCACGGGGCAGACGAGGAAAGCACGAAAAGCCGGCTGA
- a CDS encoding ABC transporter ATP-binding protein yields MTGPVITFDKVSKSYPLYHHFTGGLKNLLFHLGKGLQSLKSAKYQAIRDISFDVHKGEVLGIVGPNGAGKSTILGLIAGVLRPNRGQVLVRGRVSPLLELGAGFHPELTGRENIMLKGVLMGLGRKEIRSRMDEVIAFSELEEFIDQPIRTYSSGMLARLGFSVVSHLDPDILLIDEILAVGDQDFQKKCLERMEAFKRSGVSMVFVSHSRQNIERICSRVLWIENHTVKMIGETEDVMNAYGA; encoded by the coding sequence ATGACGGGACCGGTCATAACTTTCGATAAAGTGAGCAAGAGCTATCCCCTTTACCACCATTTCACGGGGGGCCTCAAGAACCTTCTCTTTCATCTCGGGAAGGGCCTTCAGTCATTAAAGAGCGCCAAATACCAGGCGATCCGGGATATCTCCTTTGATGTGCACAAAGGAGAGGTGCTCGGAATCGTGGGGCCGAACGGGGCGGGCAAGAGTACTATCCTCGGTCTTATCGCGGGTGTATTGAGGCCGAATCGAGGACAGGTCCTTGTGCGGGGACGGGTGTCGCCCCTTCTCGAGCTGGGCGCGGGCTTCCATCCCGAGCTGACGGGGAGGGAGAATATCATGCTCAAAGGCGTGCTCATGGGTCTCGGGCGCAAGGAAATCCGGAGCAGGATGGATGAGGTGATCGCTTTCTCAGAGCTCGAAGAATTCATCGATCAGCCCATCCGGACCTATTCGAGCGGAATGCTTGCGAGACTGGGGTTCTCGGTAGTCTCTCATCTCGACCCGGACATCCTTCTCATCGATGAGATCCTCGCGGTCGGGGATCAGGACTTCCAAAAAAAATGCCTCGAACGAATGGAGGCTTTCAAACGGAGCGGCGTCTCCATGGTATTTGTATCCCATTCCCGCCAAAACATAGAGCGGATCTGCAGCCGCGTGCTATGGATCGAAAATCATACGGTGAAGATGATCGGCGAAACGGAAGACGTGATGAATGCGTACGGGGCCTAG
- a CDS encoding ABC transporter permease has protein sequence MESVAYRMRRFVDIILVLIQKDLKVRYKSTFLGYLWSVGHPLAFALVFFVAFRIVMKVEVEDYILFLISGLFPWQWFSNSLQAAPNVFLSNASIIKKTSFPRDMLPFALVLQDMVQYILSIPVVILFLFFYGKHPYISWVYGIPLLLATQFVLTYALCLMVSSLNLFFRDLERLTSIALTLVFYFTPIIYPETMVPERFRDLLTLNPLAPLMVSWRRLFMHGGLELFYIFVSLGYAFAFLGLSYLIYRRLSWRFAEVL, from the coding sequence ATGGAGTCGGTTGCATACAGAATGAGGCGGTTCGTCGACATTATCCTGGTCCTCATTCAAAAGGACCTGAAGGTACGATATAAAAGCACTTTCCTGGGATATCTCTGGTCCGTCGGGCATCCCCTTGCCTTTGCCCTCGTCTTTTTTGTCGCCTTCAGAATTGTGATGAAGGTCGAGGTGGAAGATTACATCCTCTTTCTCATCTCCGGTCTCTTCCCGTGGCAGTGGTTCAGTAACTCCCTGCAGGCCGCGCCCAACGTGTTCCTCTCGAATGCATCTATCATCAAGAAGACCAGTTTCCCCAGGGACATGCTCCCCTTTGCGCTCGTCTTGCAGGATATGGTGCAATATATACTGTCGATTCCGGTGGTCATCCTCTTCCTCTTCTTCTACGGAAAACATCCATATATATCCTGGGTTTATGGTATTCCCCTTCTTCTTGCAACCCAGTTCGTCCTTACTTACGCCCTTTGTCTCATGGTCTCCTCCCTCAATCTTTTCTTCCGGGACCTGGAAAGGCTGACCTCTATCGCCTTGACCCTTGTCTTCTATTTCACCCCCATAATTTATCCGGAGACCATGGTGCCCGAGCGGTTCCGGGACCTCTTAACCCTGAACCCCCTGGCGCCCCTGATGGTGAGTTGGCGCCGGCTCTTCATGCATGGAGGGCTCGAATTGTTTTACATCTTCGTGAGCCTGGGGTACGCCTTTGCATTTCTCGGACTGTCCTATCTCATCTACAGACGGCTTTCATGGCGTTTTGCGGAGGTATTATGA
- a CDS encoding O-antigen ligase family protein — translation MIRGLDGALVAGIEDHSREGSVISGLLAFATFCLVPFLGGNHLALFYVNIDRFWIDGLFAFLLILSLTALRLEGKGSPRAFLGFAKYFLPLLILHGIGVFYSWNRFNAILSLETLIWAAGAVYLYLLVPRKEICLAGLVAGAAGCGISAALQHLMLFPNLTGVFQQGMYAHVLREQSSIPFSSYLHHNMLGGYLAFLFPLALYFVIAGRGVIRNSAAVAASGLIVTGAVLSSSRISLALLVLCLAFALLMVLFERNKAGAIKLCAVAGLALIITFTLLHEGGNKRGGGVQDIIASKAKSATKDFSTLNTRTDIWKNGLKALSHAPVFGFGPGAFEYGYRKYFDGGSYTTVAHSVIVKTLVETGAVGLFCFFFYLFGFCRAVRSAGAGLLDFFLLITACCGFLFSLVDFSFDVTSHVITFFVLTSHFFGEGGSREMTAASSVRGGRVMGPAVFGVIMLTLLGSFLFHNKVDMMKRDMEQGDLFKENSFPVKALIAYRDAMESMPLSEEPYLRAVSLLTSMTADKKNEGNRKEMEEELRGYIRSLDNGHDRNGEKYFVLGQAYAGLGERGKGDDYFRTAQLLYPASPLYAFETGAFYFSNGELDKAAARIREFGPYVPKFRTPHNPRGIFIYKIHDLEASIEFAKGNREGALRIARDNLKDGKEEVYVITSSRSRRYVAREDFLRYLEERVRFYENN, via the coding sequence GTGATAAGGGGACTCGATGGGGCGCTTGTGGCGGGCATCGAAGATCACTCACGGGAAGGGTCCGTAATAAGCGGCCTTCTCGCCTTCGCCACCTTTTGTCTGGTCCCTTTTCTCGGAGGGAACCACCTCGCCCTGTTTTACGTGAACATCGACCGGTTCTGGATCGATGGGTTATTCGCCTTCCTTCTCATTCTCTCCCTTACGGCGCTGCGCCTCGAAGGGAAAGGAAGCCCGCGAGCTTTCCTGGGGTTCGCAAAGTATTTCCTGCCTTTGCTCATATTGCATGGAATCGGGGTTTTCTATTCATGGAACAGGTTCAATGCCATCCTCAGTCTCGAGACCCTGATTTGGGCGGCGGGGGCGGTATACCTGTATCTCCTGGTTCCCCGGAAAGAGATCTGCCTGGCGGGTCTTGTGGCGGGGGCAGCCGGATGCGGCATTTCCGCGGCGCTTCAGCACCTCATGCTTTTTCCGAATCTCACCGGCGTATTTCAGCAAGGCATGTACGCCCATGTGCTGAGAGAGCAGTCCTCGATCCCTTTTTCTTCCTATCTCCACCACAATATGCTCGGCGGATATCTGGCTTTCCTCTTCCCTCTAGCCCTTTACTTCGTAATCGCCGGAAGAGGCGTGATCAGGAACTCGGCGGCCGTGGCGGCCTCAGGGCTTATTGTCACGGGAGCAGTCTTGAGCTCGTCCCGTATTTCGCTCGCCCTTCTTGTCCTGTGCCTCGCCTTCGCGTTGCTCATGGTGCTCTTTGAACGCAACAAGGCAGGGGCAATAAAACTCTGCGCGGTGGCAGGTCTTGCACTCATAATCACCTTCACTTTGCTCCATGAAGGCGGGAATAAGAGGGGAGGAGGAGTACAGGATATTATAGCCTCCAAGGCGAAGAGCGCGACAAAAGACTTTTCCACGCTCAATACGAGGACCGACATATGGAAAAACGGATTGAAGGCCCTTTCCCACGCACCCGTCTTCGGATTCGGTCCGGGGGCGTTTGAGTACGGGTATAGAAAATACTTTGACGGGGGTTCGTATACGACCGTCGCCCATAGTGTGATAGTGAAGACTCTTGTGGAGACGGGCGCTGTGGGGCTTTTCTGTTTTTTCTTCTATCTTTTCGGTTTTTGCCGGGCTGTTCGCTCGGCAGGGGCGGGGCTCCTCGATTTCTTTCTTCTCATAACCGCATGTTGCGGCTTCCTCTTCAGCCTCGTCGACTTTTCATTTGACGTTACGTCCCATGTAATCACATTCTTTGTGCTCACCTCCCATTTCTTCGGGGAAGGGGGCTCACGGGAGATGACCGCGGCATCGTCTGTCCGCGGAGGCCGCGTCATGGGGCCCGCGGTGTTCGGCGTCATAATGTTGACCCTCCTGGGTTCCTTTCTCTTCCACAATAAGGTAGACATGATGAAGAGGGATATGGAGCAGGGTGACCTGTTCAAAGAAAACTCGTTTCCCGTCAAGGCCCTCATCGCGTACAGGGATGCCATGGAAAGCATGCCTCTGAGCGAGGAGCCGTACCTGAGAGCGGTGTCGCTGCTCACCTCGATGACCGCGGATAAGAAAAATGAGGGCAATCGCAAGGAGATGGAAGAGGAGTTGCGGGGATATATCCGCAGCCTCGACAATGGCCACGACAGAAACGGAGAGAAATATTTCGTCCTGGGGCAGGCATATGCCGGTCTTGGCGAGAGAGGGAAAGGGGATGATTACTTCAGAACAGCCCAGCTCCTTTATCCGGCATCGCCTCTTTATGCATTCGAGACCGGCGCCTTTTACTTCTCCAACGGGGAATTGGACAAGGCAGCCGCGCGTATCCGCGAGTTCGGTCCCTATGTTCCGAAATTCAGGACACCCCACAACCCGAGGGGAATCTTCATTTATAAGATACATGACCTGGAGGCGTCCATCGAATTTGCGAAGGGAAACCGCGAAGGGGCGCTTCGGATAGCCCGTGATAACCTGAAAGACGGGAAGGAAGAGGTCTACGTGATAACCAGCTCCCGTTCCCGGCGCTACGTCGCCAGGGAGGATTTCCTCAGATATCTCGAGGAGCGGGTCCGGTTTTACGAAAATAATTGA
- a CDS encoding prepilin-type N-terminal cleavage/methylation domain-containing protein, which yields MRTAKLKNKGFTLVEVMVAMLILFIGMMALLWALTAAVEHNLKNQMTDEAVRLGEDRMNILRGMDIAALASGNATVVRRFRNTDVPFNVTWTVQNLSASNSRAVRISVTWSWKGTGHQHVVTSIMSRDL from the coding sequence GTGCGAACTGCCAAACTAAAAAATAAGGGGTTTACCCTGGTAGAAGTAATGGTGGCCATGCTGATACTATTTATCGGTATGATGGCCCTCCTTTGGGCCCTTACGGCCGCGGTGGAGCATAACCTCAAGAACCAGATGACCGACGAGGCGGTAAGGCTTGGGGAGGACCGGATGAATATATTGAGGGGCATGGATATTGCAGCTCTTGCAAGTGGTAATGCGACGGTGGTGCGACGCTTCAGGAACACGGACGTGCCGTTCAACGTGACATGGACCGTGCAAAACCTCTCGGCGAGCAACAGCCGTGCCGTGCGGATCTCGGTGACCTGGAGCTGGAAGGGCACGGGCCATCAGCACGTCGTCACCTCGATTATGAGCAGGGACCTATGA
- a CDS encoding type II secretion system protein yields the protein MNRSGFSLLEVLTAVAIAGIIAGLGTVSFVGWRAKHEIDNEIRQAYVDLMNVRMMAVGKNMAHFVSLGANQMRVYQDSNGNGTLNTASDGILCLWDKPTAQVADGLCPNSQSTSVKNFPRPVRWGGDSTIRFDSRGLSAGDQTVCIDYSLTPQTSPSYDCVDLSRTRVSVGKLADPLGACNSANCQTKK from the coding sequence ATGAACCGTTCGGGCTTTTCCCTGTTGGAGGTGTTGACGGCGGTCGCGATCGCGGGCATTATTGCGGGTCTCGGCACGGTCAGTTTTGTCGGGTGGAGGGCGAAGCATGAAATAGACAATGAGATCCGACAGGCCTATGTCGATCTCATGAACGTCAGAATGATGGCGGTGGGAAAAAATATGGCCCACTTCGTATCGTTGGGGGCAAATCAGATGAGGGTGTACCAGGATTCGAACGGGAACGGCACACTGAATACGGCCTCCGACGGAATTCTCTGCCTCTGGGATAAGCCCACTGCCCAGGTAGCGGACGGGCTCTGCCCCAACAGTCAGTCAACCTCCGTGAAGAATTTTCCTCGTCCCGTCAGGTGGGGTGGGGATTCCACCATACGGTTCGATTCGAGGGGGCTTTCCGCAGGCGACCAGACGGTGTGCATCGATTATTCCCTGACGCCTCAGACGAGCCCATCCTACGATTGCGTCGACCTGTCCCGGACGAGAGTGAGCGTCGGAAAACTGGCCGATCCTCTCGGAGCGTGCAACAGTGCGAACTGCCAAACTAAAAAATAA